The Planctomicrobium piriforme DNA window TCAAGCAGGGGGCAACCGATGCGGCGTGATTTTTGCCCCGTTGTTTGTCTCGCCTTGTGGGGAGCATTGAACGGTTCCGTCGCCTTCGCCGGCAACTTCGCGTGCGATGACGCGGAAATCGTCGCGGCAGCGGAGCATGCCCGACTGCGCTCGGCAAACTTCTGGCAGGGCAAGCCGCTACCAGGAGACTGGTCGTCCCCCTGCCCGATCCGCGTTTCGAGATGTGCTGACGCTGGCGGCCAAACCCAATTTTCCTTCGACCAAGGGGAAGTGTTCGGCTGGAAGATGCTCGTCGCCGGATCACGGAGCGCCATTCTGCGTGACGTGATTCCGCACGAAGTCGACCACATGGTCCGGGCGTCACTGGTCCGACGCCCGATTGAACGTTGGCTCGACGAAGGTTGCGCCGCGCTGCTGGAATCCGAATCGGTTCATTTGCGATTGCGAACCATCGCGAATGGAATTGATCCCTCGTTGTTCAGCGCCAGTTGGCTGGAACGGCAGCACTATCCGGTGACAACGCGGGGCGTGGAAGAACTCTATGCCGGCGGCTTTTCGCTGGTCGAGTTTCTCCTGACGAAGAGTTCGCCGGGGACGCTGCTGGCGTTTCAACAGTCATCAGGTTCGATCGCTGCTCGACTGCAGCAGCACTATCAACTCACGCCGGAAAAGCTGCCACAGGTATGGTCCGCCTGGCGAGCGCAACGTAAAGGCACAAGCTGTACGGCGACCGGTTGCTTACTGCATCCGGCGCAAGCAAATGCTGCTTCGGAGTCCGGTAGGCCAAAGCTCACCGTCTGGACGGCTGCCTGGTGCCCCGCCTGTCAGGCATTTCGCTCTGATCTTGCACAGGTACCAAATTTTCGTGAAACACTCGGCCAGCAATTCCAGATTCAGTTTGTCGATTTCAATCAGCACGCCGGAGAGGCGCAACGTGAGGGAATCACACTGCTGCCGACATTCGTCACCAGCGATCACTTCCTCACAGGTTATCAGGGTGCGGACGACCTGCTGCGACGGCTGGGAATTGCCGTCTCCCCTTCGCCAAACGCCGAGCAAAAACCACCACCGCAGCTTCCCGCTGCATCGTTGCCGATGGCACTCGAACAACCAGCGCCGGCGACTCCGCCGCCCCAGCCCGCAATCGCCCCGAAACATCTCCCCGCCGGCAAAGTGCTGGAACTCGTCCCTGTGGCGTTGACCATCCTGCAATGGGCAGGCGTGATTGGCGGCACAGTCGCCACTGGCGGCCTGGGGGGCATTGCCGTGGCCGGGGCGATGTTTCTTTTGCGACGCCGCGCAACACGCGCATCCAGCTCGAAGCAAGGAGGCACGGCGGGCGGCTCCGCCCCGTTTCCCCGACAACTGGATGAAGCATGTGAGCTACTTGCAGTCGGGCAATCAGAAGGACGTGTGGCAGTACTTGACGCACTCCGCGGCCTGTTCCTCGACGACGAACTTGAAAAGCTCGCCAACAGCACCGACCCGGCGAAGGTGAAACTCGCTGGAGACTTACGCACCGCCATCGACGCCCGCGTCGACGAAGTCGCGCCGCTGACGACGACGTTTTCGGACACTTGATCTTTGCGTTCCGGGGGCTTCCCGTTGGTCCAGCCCCGGCCACCCTCGATGTGAATCTCTGACCCCTGAATCCTGGCCCCTGACCTCTTTCTGGAGACCCTCGATGCCGATTGGAGACCCCGCCAAGGAACAGTTTCGCCGCGCGATTGTGACGCTGCGAAATCTGCACATCGTTGCCGCGCTCTCGCCGCTGTTCACACTGCGCGCCGAGTTGCTGGCGAATGACGAACTCTCGGATCGGGGCGGGTTTGATGACCCGACCCAAGTCCATTTGAAGTCGCTGCTCGTCCACTGCGACCGCTGGCGCCGACGGGTGACGCACAATCCCGACAAGACCGACCTCGGCGACAAGATCGAAAAGGCCATCAACGCCAACAACATTGTCGAGATCGGAGACAGCCCGTTCGGCGGCGACGATATTCAGAATCAGTCGGGCGGCCTGATCGATCTCCCCTACGCCCTCGACGGCACCGACCCGGACATCCCCCTGCTCTCGCAGATCAAGCTGAAGAGCACCAACGCGCTGGTGCTCCTGGGCTCACTCGACAAGGCGATTGTCGCCTGGACCCGGCTCAACAGCCGCGACCGCACGCGGTTCATCACTCGCTTCGATTCCATGCGGATTTACGGCAACTACCAGGAAATTCTGGGCTATATCACCGCGTTCGGCGGCGACCTGAATCGTGTGGACGTCGCACAGGTGCTCCCCTCAGAAGAACCGCTCGGCCCCAGCGACAGCCCGAATCGCCGCAGCGAAGCGGTGAATGCAACCGCAACGGTGACGACCGATGTGGCGGCTGCGGCGAAGTGAGGGGGCGAGGCTTGAGACTTGAGACTTGAGACTTGAGGCCTGAGGCTTGAGGGGAAGAATTCCGTACTTCGAATTTCCTCCGCTTTCCTCAGGTCTCATGTCTGTTTCAAGACGATAGGCTTGACGCTTGAATCCGAGGAAGAAAATGCAGCAAGTCTCACTTTTCCTCAAGCCTCGGGTCTCAAGCCTCACGCCTATCGCCTATCGGTCATCCCGACCGCCGTTCAGCAGGCCGAGGCGGATGA harbors:
- a CDS encoding thioredoxin family protein; amino-acid sequence: MRRDFCPVVCLALWGALNGSVAFAGNFACDDAEIVAAAEHARLRSANFWQGKPLPGDWSSPCPIRVSRCADAGGQTQFSFDQGEVFGWKMLVAGSRSAILRDVIPHEVDHMVRASLVRRPIERWLDEGCAALLESESVHLRLRTIANGIDPSLFSASWLERQHYPVTTRGVEELYAGGFSLVEFLLTKSSPGTLLAFQQSSGSIAARLQQHYQLTPEKLPQVWSAWRAQRKGTSCTATGCLLHPAQANAASESGRPKLTVWTAAWCPACQAFRSDLAQVPNFRETLGQQFQIQFVDFNQHAGEAQREGITLLPTFVTSDHFLTGYQGADDLLRRLGIAVSPSPNAEQKPPPQLPAASLPMALEQPAPATPPPQPAIAPKHLPAGKVLELVPVALTILQWAGVIGGTVATGGLGGIAVAGAMFLLRRRATRASSSKQGGTAGGSAPFPRQLDEACELLAVGQSEGRVAVLDALRGLFLDDELEKLANSTDPAKVKLAGDLRTAIDARVDEVAPLTTTFSDT